The following is a genomic window from Citrifermentans bemidjiense Bem.
CGCGCCTTAAGTACTCCAGGTTCACATCCGTGATTTCCAGCTCGCCCCGCGGCGAGGGCTCCAACTCCTTGGCGATCTGCACAACCTTGCCGTCGTAGAGGTACAGCCCTGGGACCGCGTAGTTCGACTTGGGATGGGCCGGCTTCTCTTCGATGCTGAGCGCCCGGTCTTCTCGGTCGAACTCGACCACGCCGTAACGCTCCGGATCCTGGACGTAGTAGCCGAAAATCCTGGCGCCGCCGTCAAAACCGGTGATGAGACGATCCAATTCCATTTTGCCGTAGAAGATGTTGTCGCCCAGAATCAGGCAGACCGGATCGCCGGCGATGAACTCCTCCCCGACGAGAAACGCCTGCGCGATCCCCTTGGGTTCTTGCTGCACCGCGTAGGAAAGACGGATGCCCCAGCGGGAGCCGTCGCCCAATAGCGCCTGGAAGCGGGGGGTGTCCTGCGGAGTGGAAATGATCAGCACGTCGGCGATTCCCGCCATCATCAGCGTCGCCAGCGGGTAATAGATCATCGGCTTGTCGTAGACCGGCTGCAGCTGCTTGCTCGCTACCATGGTCAGAGGGTAAAGCCTGCTTCCCGCGCCTCCGGCCAGGAGAATCCCCTTCTTGATACCTTGTGGCATAAATGAACCTTTCAAATCTCCGATCACATTAACAAAAGACTTTTTCTATCACACAGGCGCGTCCTGCGTCAAACCAATAAAGGGTGCAATCACAGGTTGCCGTCAAGGGAGAAGCCTCTCCTTTAGCGCCTCGTCGATGAAGCTCTCCTCGATCGCCTCGCGCACCCATGACTCATGGCAGCGGGATAGGAGAACCGCCACACCCTCGGCGACCGCCGGCACCTCGCTCCAGAGCGCGTTGCGCAGCGAGCGGAGCCTGCGGGGGTCGGGCTTCTTGGAGGCCAAAAGCTCCCGGCACCCTTGGCAGATGAGCGCCAGGTTCGCCTCGGACGGCTCCCTTTCCG
Proteins encoded in this region:
- the rfbA gene encoding glucose-1-phosphate thymidylyltransferase RfbA; this translates as MPQGIKKGILLAGGAGSRLYPLTMVASKQLQPVYDKPMIYYPLATLMMAGIADVLIISTPQDTPRFQALLGDGSRWGIRLSYAVQQEPKGIAQAFLVGEEFIAGDPVCLILGDNIFYGKMELDRLITGFDGGARIFGYYVQDPERYGVVEFDREDRALSIEEKPAHPKSNYAVPGLYLYDGKVVQIAKELEPSPRGELEITDVNLEYLRRGELSVQRLGRGIAWLDTGTHQSLLEASHFIGTLEARQGLKIACLEEIALRMGYLDCAAMAKVIDATPNSSYRDYLVRVYNETTLCGGGMGA